Proteins found in one Epinephelus fuscoguttatus linkage group LG4, E.fuscoguttatus.final_Chr_v1 genomic segment:
- the LOC125887802 gene encoding E3 ubiquitin-protein ligase TRIM21-like, which produces MSAASCLLTEDQFLCSICLDVFTDPVTIPCGHNFCKTCITEHWSTNVKCQCPNCKKVFNTRPELHVNTLIFEMAAQFRQSAQQKASSSSSEQQLSKPAEVHCNICTGTKLKALKSCLVCLMCVCMLCAISDHKTHDVVPLREEYEGKKAELKVEIQQMIQKRRLKIEEIKHSVELSKKDADREIADGVQVFTALKESVERSQAELMDTIKEKQRKTEKQAEGFIKELEQEISELKKRSTEVEQLSRSEDHVHVLQSFLSLNTAPPTKDWTEVNVSPLYEGNVRRAVSQLEEMISKQLKKLFTEVELKRVQQSAVDVTLDPDTAHPELILSDDGKQVQTGDVKNILPNNPERFDTCCNVLAKQSFISGRFYYEVQVKGKTDWYAGVARESINRKGKITPNPQNGYWIICLKNENEYKACADPRVSLSLKSRPEKVGVFVDYEEGLVSFYDVDAAALIYSFTGCCFTEKLYPFLSTDPNYGGKNSAPLIISPVNQTM; this is translated from the exons ATGTCTGCTGCCAGCTGTCTGCTGACTGAAGATCAGTTTCTGtgctccatctgtctggatGTGTTCACTGATCCAGTCACCATACCATGTGGACACAACTTCTGTAAAACCTGCATCACTGAACACTGGAGTACTAATGTCAAGTGTCAGTGTCCAAACTGTAAGAAGGTTTTCAACACCAGACCTGAGCTGCATGTCAACACTTTAATATTTGAGATGGCTGCTCAGTTCAGACAGTCAGCTCAACagaaagccagcagcagcagctcagagcaaCAACTTTCCAAACCAGCAGAGGTTCATTGTAACATCTGCACTGGAACCAAACTGAAGGCCCTGAAGTCCTGCCTGGTGTGTCTG atgtgtgtctgcatgctctgTGCTATTTCAGACCACAAGACACATGATGTTGTTCCTCTGAGAGAAGAATATGAAGGAAAGAAGGCCGAGCTGAAGGTTGAAATTCAGCAGATGATCCAGAAGAGACGACTGAAGATTGAGGAGATCAAACACTCAGTGGAGCTCAGTAAGAaagatgcagacagagagatagcagatggtgttcaggtcttcaccgCTCTGAAGGAGTCTGTTGAGAGAAGCCAGGCCGAGCTCATGGACACGatcaaagagaagcagagaaagacagagaaacaggctgAAGGCTTTATCAAAGAGCTGGAACAGGAAATCTCTGAGCTGAAGAAGAGGAGCACTGAGGTGGAGCAGCTCTCACGCTCTGAAGACCACGTCCATGTCCTTCAAAGCTTCTTGTCCCTGAACACTGCTCCACCCACCAAGGACTGGACAGAAGTCAATGTCAGTCCACTATATGAGGGGAATGTGAGGAGAGCTGTGAGTCAGCTGGAGGAGATGATTAGTAAACAGCTGAAGAAGCTCTTCACTGAAGTCGAGCTGAAGAGAGTCCAGCAGTCTGCAGTGGATGTGACACTTGATCCTGATACAGCACATCCTGAACTCATCCTGTCTGATGATGGAAAACAAGTTCAAACTGGTGATGTAAAGAATATTCTCCCAAACAATCCAGAGAGATTTGATACTTGTTGTAATGTCTTAGCAAAGCAGAGTTTCATTTCAGGAAGATTTTATTATGAGGTTCAGGTTAAAGGGAAAACTGACTGGTATGCAGGAGTGGCCAGAGAGTCGATCAACAGGAAGGGAAAGATCACACCAAACCCTCAAAATGGTTACTGGATAATATGTCTGAAGAATGAAAATGAGTACAAAGCTTGTGCTGACCCCAGAGTCAGTCTCTCTCTGAAGTCTCGGCCTGAGAAGGTGGGGGTGTTTGTGGATTATGAGGAGGGTCTGGTCTCCTTTTATGATGTTGATGCTGCAGCTCTTATCTACTCCTTTACTGGCTGCTgcttcactgagaaactctaTCCATTCTTAAGTACAGATCCCAATTATGGTGGTAAAAACTCTGCCCctctgatcatctctcctgtcaATCAGACTATGTAG